In Erythrobacter sp. KY5, the DNA window GGTTCCGGCTTCGCGCCAAGGCCCATGATCCCAAAAGCGTATCGACACAAAATGGTCGCAACGCGGTTCAGTCTAACCACGCTTTGAACCGGGGCAATTGCAAATGTGAGCGCAGGGCCCGGAGGAGTTTTGCCGGTTTTCGCGCAAATCAGCTTGCTATTGCGATTGAGTTGCATATATTCCTTTTTGCAAACGCCTCGCAGGAGAGATTCGCGCCGTCATGTACATCTGCATCTGCAATGCCATCCGGGAAACCGACCTTCGTGCGGCCGCGTTGACAAGCGGCGGCGATGCTGAGGCGACTTATGCATCTTTGGGCAAGCGCCCCAATTGCGGCCAATGCCTTGCAAAGGCTGGCGAAATTCTGGAGCAGGAACGCGCACTTGTCGCCAGCCTCGCTCCCAAGCCGATGGAATGCGAGAAAGTCGCATTATAAGTTTCTGAAGCGCAATTGCGAATGGGTCGCAAAGCCCTGATTTTAAACGAAAAATCTCTGTCATCCCCTTGCGCATAGGGGGTGCGAGGCTCTATATGTCTCCTTGCTGGCGCCGGTGCATTGACCTGGCGCAAACTCAAATTTGCAAGGAAAGAGAGCCATGAAGGGCGATCCGAAAGTCA includes these proteins:
- a CDS encoding bacterioferritin-associated ferredoxin, giving the protein MYICICNAIRETDLRAAALTSGGDAEATYASLGKRPNCGQCLAKAGEILEQERALVASLAPKPMECEKVAL